In Rhizobium sp. 11515TR, the DNA window GTTCGCGCGAGAAGCGGTCGATGCGCCAGCCGAACGCGCGTTGGCGATCGGTGTTGCGCGCACGCCTTCGCTGCCAGCCCAACATCTTGGGCGGCGCGAACAGGTTCTTCTTGTGGCTAAAGCTGTACGTGTAGCGATGCGCGATGCAGGCATCGACGACCCAAGCGACGTCCATTTCGTCCAGATCAAATGCCCGCTCCTCACGCTAAGTCGGATCAGCGCGGCTGAAGCCGAGGGAAAGACACTCGCCACCCGCGACACATTGAAATCGATGGGCCTGTCGCGCGGCGCATCGGCGCTCGGCGTGGCGGTCGCGCTCGGCGAGGTTGACGAAGGAGCGCTCCGCGACACCGACATCTGTTACAGCCACGAACTCTTCTCGCGCCGCGCCTCCGCCTCGGCCGGCGTTGAATTGACGGATCACGAAATCATCGTGCTCGGCATGAGCGATCGATGGTCGGGGCCGCTGGCGATCGATCACGCGGTCATGTGTGATGCCGTCGATGTAGCGGCCGTACGCGAGGCGTACGAACGCCTGCCGACTAACAGCCGCCTCGCTGCCGTCCTCGCCAAGGCCGAACCGG includes these proteins:
- the atzD gene encoding cyanuric acid amidohydrolase; protein product: MPSLRAHVYRVAAQGPDDTSGVEALFADGLAAKNVVAILGKTEGNGCVNDFSRGFATRSFETLFRQHGVDGVSLVMSGGTEGALSPHWTVFAREAVDAPAERALAIGVARTPSLPAQHLGRREQVLLVAKAVRVAMRDAGIDDPSDVHFVQIKCPLLTLSRISAAEAEGKTLATRDTLKSMGLSRGASALGVAVALGEVDEGALRDTDICYSHELFSRRASASAGVELTDHEIIVLGMSDRWSGPLAIDHAVMCDAVDVAAVREAYERLPTNSRLAAVLAKAEPDPTGKIRGKRHTMLDDSDISGTRHARAFVGGVLAGLFGITDLYVSGGAEHQGPPGGGPVAIIVEKEH